A portion of the Terriglobales bacterium genome contains these proteins:
- a CDS encoding VTT domain-containing protein, with the protein MIFLWVLAEQAGMPLPSVPLLLTAGALSAEGKISFNVLLLLTFCGAFLSDLMWFQLGRTQGGRILNLLCRISLEPDSCVKNTENLFMKRGASSLLISKFLPGLNTVAQPMAGIVRLSWLKFLAYDVCGTLFWASSILLIGRIFHRQVQDVLSLLHRSGLPLLFIVLAAAAAWIAFKHIQRKRFIQKLRISRIGPEELKEQLDSGRAVVVDLRNEFTLAEDSVQIPGALRLTPEELEVRHEEIPRDRDIILYCT; encoded by the coding sequence GTGATCTTTCTCTGGGTGCTGGCGGAACAGGCAGGGATGCCCCTGCCTTCGGTGCCCTTGCTGCTTACTGCGGGAGCACTCAGTGCCGAGGGCAAGATCAGCTTCAACGTCCTTCTTCTGCTGACCTTCTGCGGAGCCTTTCTGAGCGATCTGATGTGGTTCCAGCTTGGCCGCACACAAGGCGGCAGGATTCTGAACCTGCTGTGCCGAATTTCGCTCGAGCCGGACTCCTGCGTAAAGAACACGGAAAACCTGTTCATGAAGCGCGGGGCAAGCTCACTTCTGATCTCAAAGTTCTTACCGGGTTTGAACACCGTAGCGCAGCCCATGGCGGGCATCGTTCGTCTGTCATGGCTGAAATTTCTCGCGTATGACGTTTGCGGCACGCTGTTCTGGGCAAGCAGCATTTTATTGATCGGAAGAATATTTCATCGTCAAGTTCAGGACGTTCTTTCCTTACTGCATCGTTCCGGCCTGCCTCTGCTGTTCATCGTTTTGGCGGCAGCCGCAGCGTGGATTGCGTTCAAGCACATCCAGCGGAAGCGCTTTATCCAGAAGTTGCGCATTTCCCGTATTGGGCCCGAGGAGTTGAAGGAACAACTCGATAGCGGCCGCGCGGTTGTGGTTGACCTGCGTAATGAGTTCACGCTCGCAGAAGATTCGGTGCAGATTCCCGGCGCTCTGCGCCTGACACCGGAGGAGCTGGAGGTTCGTCACGAGGAGATCCCGCGGGATCGCGACATCATCCTCTACTGCACTTGA
- a CDS encoding alpha/beta fold hydrolase yields the protein MQSSEHILTDTPPSADARLRYGDDEFQFGDLRLPKGPGPFPAAMFIHGGFWRARYDLKHTSFLCAAVTKAGFATWNLEYRRVGNSGGGWPGSFEDVTAGYQFLRQLAGKYPIDTKRILVLGHSAGGQLALALAAHHNSMRGVVSLAGVINLRRAWELHLSNDAVSEFLGGDPQRVPEHYHEASPAELDIHCKQLIVHGAEDDTVPVQMSRDYAKQKLHRHENASLLEIPKAGHFEIVDPESTIWPKVEKAVLALV from the coding sequence ATGCAAAGCAGCGAGCACATCCTCACCGATACTCCTCCGTCGGCTGACGCGCGGCTACGCTACGGCGACGACGAATTCCAGTTTGGCGATCTGCGTTTACCTAAAGGGCCCGGACCATTCCCTGCCGCAATGTTCATTCACGGCGGTTTTTGGCGTGCGCGCTACGATTTGAAGCACACCAGCTTTCTCTGCGCTGCGGTCACCAAGGCCGGTTTCGCTACGTGGAACCTCGAATACCGGCGCGTAGGCAATTCCGGCGGAGGCTGGCCTGGCAGCTTTGAGGACGTTACCGCCGGCTATCAATTCCTGCGCCAGCTTGCCGGGAAGTATCCGATCGACACGAAGCGAATTCTCGTCCTGGGACACTCTGCCGGTGGACAACTCGCGCTTGCCCTCGCGGCCCATCACAATTCCATGCGCGGCGTGGTATCGCTCGCTGGCGTGATTAACCTGCGCCGGGCCTGGGAGCTGCATCTGAGTAACGACGCCGTCTCAGAGTTCCTGGGCGGCGATCCTCAGCGTGTGCCCGAGCACTACCACGAAGCCTCACCTGCCGAGCTGGACATACATTGCAAGCAGCTAATAGTTCACGGAGCTGAAGACGACACCGTACCAGTCCAGATGAGCCGTGACTATGCAAAGCAGAAGCTCCACAGGCACGAGAACGCCAGTCTGCTGGAAATTCCCAAAGCAGGACACTTCGAGATCGTAGATCCTGAATCCACCATCTGGCCCAAGGTAGAGAAGGCTGTGTTGGCCTTAGTCTAA